From a single Sediminibacterium sp. KACHI17 genomic region:
- the murD gene encoding UDP-N-acetylmuramoyl-L-alanine--D-glutamate ligase translates to MKKHRLVILGGGESGVGAALLGKQKGYDVFLSDGGTIKPVYEKELIDNQIDFESAKHSLELILNADEVMKSPGIPEKNEVVKAIRAKGIPVISEVELAYRFKGDSKIVAITGSNGKSTTTSLIYHICKTAGLDCALVGNIGYSFAKQVAEDPKPLYVAEISSFQLDDIKDFRADVSVLLNITEDHLDRYEYKFENYINSKFKIIQNQTQNDYFIYCEDDEVIMNKLRLLTIHTNPLPFSMKHEVKKGGYIKGDQMMLRIQEERVSMSIYDFALKGKHNNYNTMAAGIAATTLGIRKEKIREAVKNFHSLEHRMEFVAMVRGVEFINDSKATNVNSTWYALESMTKPTVLVLGGTDKGNDYTLIEDLVKEKVKAIVCMGLDNSKIIEAFKDIVPVIVETDSAKKAVNTSFKLAAKGDVVLLSPACASFDLFKNYEDRGTQFKEAVKEL, encoded by the coding sequence ATGAAGAAGCACAGACTGGTCATATTAGGCGGAGGAGAAAGTGGAGTAGGAGCTGCACTGTTAGGAAAACAAAAAGGCTATGATGTTTTTCTAAGTGATGGTGGAACGATCAAGCCTGTGTATGAAAAAGAGCTCATTGACAATCAGATTGATTTTGAATCAGCCAAACACAGTTTAGAGCTGATACTAAATGCGGATGAAGTGATGAAGAGTCCGGGTATACCTGAAAAAAATGAAGTGGTGAAAGCCATTCGTGCAAAAGGTATTCCTGTGATCAGTGAAGTGGAATTGGCTTATCGTTTTAAAGGCGATAGTAAGATCGTAGCGATCACGGGCAGCAATGGTAAGAGTACGACCACTTCACTCATTTATCACATCTGCAAAACAGCAGGATTGGATTGTGCGCTGGTAGGAAATATCGGCTACTCATTTGCGAAACAAGTAGCTGAAGATCCTAAACCGCTGTATGTCGCAGAGATCAGTTCTTTTCAGCTGGATGATATTAAAGATTTCCGTGCGGATGTCAGTGTGTTGTTGAATATCACGGAAGATCATCTCGATCGCTATGAATATAAGTTCGAGAACTATATCAATAGCAAATTCAAGATCATTCAAAACCAGACCCAAAATGATTATTTCATCTATTGTGAAGATGATGAAGTGATCATGAACAAATTGAGATTACTAACCATCCATACTAACCCATTACCATTCTCTATGAAACACGAAGTAAAAAAAGGCGGCTACATCAAAGGAGACCAGATGATGCTGAGAATCCAAGAAGAAAGAGTAAGCATGAGTATTTATGATTTTGCCCTTAAGGGTAAACACAACAACTACAACACTATGGCTGCAGGTATTGCCGCGACGACTTTGGGAATCAGAAAAGAAAAGATCAGAGAAGCCGTGAAGAATTTCCATAGTCTCGAACATCGTATGGAATTCGTTGCGATGGTAAGAGGTGTTGAGTTCATCAATGACAGCAAAGCTACCAATGTGAACAGCACATGGTATGCATTAGAGAGCATGACAAAACCAACAGTATTGGTACTGGGTGGTACAGACAAGGGTAATGATTATACACTGATCGAAGATCTTGTTAAGGAGAAGGTCAAAGCGATTGTTTGTATGGGACTTGATAACAGTAAGATCATAGAGGCATTTAAAGACATCGTTCCTGTGATCGTGGAAACTGATAGCGCTAAGAAAGCTGTGAATACTTCTTTTAAACTGGCTGCTAAAGGGGATGTCGTGTTATTGAGCCCTGCTTGTGCAAGCTTTGATCTGTTCAAAAACTATGAAGATCGCGGTACTCAGTTTAAAGAAGCGGTAAAAGAATTATGA
- the murG gene encoding undecaprenyldiphospho-muramoylpentapeptide beta-N-acetylglucosaminyltransferase: MAKKIIIAGGGTGGHIFPAIAIANAIKNIAPDTEILFIGAKGKMEMEKVPQAGYKIEGLDIAGFNRTNLFKNISLPLKLIKSFWQVRQLIGSFNPDAVIGVGGYSTYPVLRYAQQKNIPTFIHEANSFAGKSNILLGKRAVEIFVATSGMEKFFPAERTLITGNPVRSAITSMRVSKQEAIKSFGLSDDKKTVLVIGGSLGARSINEVVAAHIHEFSSLGLQLIWQTGKNNAEGYLQRAKPFSNVYVNSFITEMDKAYAAADIVISRAGAMSVAELCVAKKPVIFVPYPLAAEDHQTANAMHLVQHKAALIVKDAEASAKLFSTMVSLAKDEEQQQAFSKNIASLAITDADTVIAHKVLSYIRA; encoded by the coding sequence ATGGCAAAAAAAATCATCATAGCAGGAGGAGGAACTGGCGGACATATATTCCCGGCCATAGCAATTGCGAATGCCATCAAGAATATCGCACCTGATACAGAGATACTATTCATTGGAGCAAAGGGGAAGATGGAAATGGAGAAAGTGCCTCAGGCAGGATATAAGATTGAAGGATTAGATATTGCAGGATTTAACAGAACCAATCTGTTCAAGAATATTTCACTCCCACTCAAACTCATCAAAAGCTTTTGGCAGGTGCGTCAATTGATAGGATCATTCAATCCGGATGCGGTGATAGGTGTTGGTGGCTATTCGACTTATCCTGTTTTACGCTATGCACAACAAAAGAATATTCCCACTTTTATCCATGAGGCGAATTCTTTTGCAGGTAAGAGTAATATCTTATTAGGCAAACGAGCAGTTGAAATTTTTGTGGCTACTTCAGGAATGGAGAAATTCTTTCCGGCAGAAAGAACCCTTATTACGGGTAATCCTGTAAGATCTGCTATCACTTCTATGCGTGTTTCAAAACAAGAAGCAATCAAGTCTTTTGGCTTAAGTGACGATAAAAAAACAGTGCTGGTTATAGGTGGTAGCTTGGGTGCAAGAAGTATTAATGAAGTAGTGGCTGCACATATTCATGAATTTTCTTCATTGGGTTTGCAGTTGATCTGGCAAACCGGAAAAAATAATGCCGAAGGATATCTGCAACGTGCAAAGCCATTCTCAAATGTGTATGTCAATAGTTTCATCACTGAGATGGATAAGGCATATGCCGCAGCAGATATTGTCATATCAAGAGCAGGAGCGATGTCTGTTGCAGAATTATGTGTGGCTAAAAAACCGGTCATCTTTGTTCCGTATCCATTGGCAGCAGAAGATCATCAGACAGCCAACGCAATGCATCTTGTTCAACATAAAGCTGCTTTGATCGTAAAAGATGCAGAAGCATCTGCCAAGTTATTTTCAACGATGGTTTCGCTTGCCAAGGATGAGGAGCAACAACAAGCATTCAGTAAAAATATCGCTTCATTGGCTATTACAGATGCAGATACTGTGATAGCACATAAAGTTTTAAGTTATATCCGTGCATAA
- a CDS encoding FtsQ-type POTRA domain-containing protein — protein MNKFEWKKRLIQAAWILAGIGTIVLMGAAMQHKNKKKCADIRIEISGIEEHMFIDEKDILELIQLKGKVKGTAVASLNLRVMETSLETNPWVRNAEMYIDNQQVLQVQIEERQPVARVFTIQGGSFYLDSSGMRLPLSDKLSARVPMFTGYPSDNIKLSKPDSVLLHDIVKIGQYVLADSFWMAQVAQIDIEPGRQFELVPVVGDHVVAIGNAEELDAKFNRLYTFYRQAWLQKGIHYYERLDVQFDKQVVAVKRGTAAMREDSAAALQLIRQMTAPVDPLSVTSALVGVSPSRDSITKPVIVPVVEKPVQEKAPVKTITNNNNKINTNPLSKKATAKPTDQKKEAVKPKAVMKKNE, from the coding sequence ATGAATAAGTTCGAGTGGAAAAAAAGGCTGATACAAGCCGCATGGATACTGGCAGGCATTGGTACGATCGTACTGATGGGCGCAGCCATGCAACACAAGAACAAAAAGAAGTGCGCCGATATACGAATTGAGATCAGCGGTATTGAAGAACATATGTTCATTGATGAAAAAGATATACTCGAACTGATCCAGCTGAAAGGAAAGGTTAAAGGAACAGCTGTTGCATCTTTGAATTTGCGTGTCATGGAAACATCACTGGAAACCAATCCTTGGGTGCGTAATGCGGAAATGTATATCGATAATCAACAGGTGTTGCAGGTGCAAATAGAGGAAAGACAACCCGTTGCCCGTGTATTTACCATTCAGGGAGGTTCTTTTTATCTCGACAGTTCCGGTATGCGATTACCATTGAGCGATAAATTATCTGCCAGAGTGCCTATGTTCACCGGATATCCTTCTGATAATATCAAACTGTCAAAGCCGGATAGTGTATTACTGCATGATATCGTTAAGATCGGACAATATGTTTTGGCAGATTCCTTTTGGATGGCACAGGTAGCACAGATCGATATCGAGCCGGGTAGACAATTTGAGCTGGTACCAGTTGTAGGAGATCATGTAGTAGCCATTGGAAATGCAGAAGAGCTGGATGCGAAGTTCAATCGTCTTTATACTTTTTATAGGCAAGCCTGGTTACAAAAAGGTATCCACTATTATGAGCGACTCGATGTGCAGTTTGATAAACAAGTGGTTGCTGTGAAGCGCGGAACTGCTGCCATGAGAGAGGATTCAGCTGCCGCATTACAACTGATCCGACAAATGACAGCACCTGTAGATCCGCTTTCTGTAACGTCAGCTTTAGTAGGGGTTTCACCATCCAGAGACAGTATTACAAAGCCGGTAATTGTTCCTGTTGTGGAAAAACCTGTGCAAGAAAAAGCACCTGTTAAAACTATTACTAACAATAACAATAAAATAAATACGAATCCGTTATCGAAGAAGGCAACTGCTAAACCAACTGATCAGAAGAAGGAAGCAGTGAAGCCGAAGGCGGTGATGAAGAAGAATGAGTAG
- the murC gene encoding UDP-N-acetylmuramate--L-alanine ligase produces MHKLNDIQKIYFIGIGGIGMSALARYFKSRGALVSGYDKTVTPLTKELEQQGILIHYEERVDLIPKDVDAVVYTPAIPSNHAELVYYREHEYTVVKRSDVLQWITEGSFNICVGGTHGKTTVTSMIAHLLRHSGYGCNAFLGGIAANYNTNFWSSDRNVVVVEADEYDRSFLKLLPDIAVVTAIDPDHLDIYGTPEEVENAFVQFAGKVKPGGCLVTKKGLSRESELNADHNYRYAYHQSNADVTTTDLKVENGSYTFDVKGPGWMIKDITLHMGGLHNIENAVAAITVAKHLGIDDDKIRAAVADFKGVRRRFEYALKNAQHVVIDDYAHHPEELRALISGVRSIFKDQTLTLVFQPHLFSRTHDLADGFAESLDLADQIILLPIYPARELPMPGVTSDMLLQRMKAKHAMILEKEAMLKWMKENKPALVVMAGAGDIDALVQPVKVILGQ; encoded by the coding sequence GTGCATAAACTAAACGACATACAGAAGATTTACTTTATCGGTATCGGTGGTATCGGTATGAGTGCATTGGCGCGTTACTTCAAATCAAGAGGAGCGTTGGTGAGTGGTTACGATAAAACAGTTACACCGTTAACAAAAGAGTTAGAGCAGCAAGGTATTTTGATTCATTATGAAGAAAGAGTTGATCTTATTCCAAAAGATGTAGATGCTGTGGTATATACACCGGCTATTCCGTCGAATCATGCAGAGTTGGTCTATTATCGTGAACATGAATACACGGTGGTGAAAAGAAGTGATGTATTACAATGGATCACAGAAGGATCTTTCAATATCTGTGTAGGGGGTACGCATGGTAAAACAACCGTTACATCCATGATCGCTCATCTGTTACGTCATTCGGGTTATGGTTGTAATGCTTTCCTGGGAGGTATTGCAGCCAATTACAATACTAATTTCTGGAGTAGCGACCGCAATGTTGTGGTAGTAGAAGCGGATGAATATGATCGCAGTTTTCTAAAGCTGTTACCTGACATCGCAGTGGTTACAGCTATTGATCCGGATCATTTAGATATCTATGGAACACCGGAAGAGGTGGAGAATGCATTTGTACAGTTTGCAGGAAAAGTAAAACCGGGTGGTTGTCTCGTGACAAAAAAAGGATTAAGCAGAGAGTCGGAATTGAATGCTGATCATAATTATCGATATGCATATCATCAATCAAATGCTGATGTAACAACCACTGATCTCAAAGTGGAGAATGGAAGCTACACGTTTGACGTAAAAGGACCGGGATGGATGATCAAGGATATTACCCTGCATATGGGTGGGCTCCATAACATTGAAAATGCAGTTGCTGCAATTACGGTGGCAAAGCATTTGGGGATCGATGATGATAAGATTCGTGCAGCAGTAGCAGACTTTAAAGGGGTACGCAGAAGATTTGAATATGCTTTAAAAAATGCACAGCATGTAGTGATCGATGATTATGCCCATCACCCTGAAGAATTAAGAGCGTTGATCAGTGGTGTGAGAAGTATTTTTAAAGACCAGACACTCACCCTTGTTTTTCAACCCCATTTATTTAGCAGAACCCATGATCTGGCAGATGGATTTGCAGAGAGTTTGGATTTGGCTGATCAGATCATTTTGTTGCCGATCTATCCGGCACGCGAATTGCCTATGCCGGGTGTTACCAGCGACATGTTATTGCAAAGAATGAAAGCAAAGCATGCGATGATATTGGAAAAGGAGGCGATGTTGAAGTGGATGAAGGAAAATAAACCAGCGTTGGTGGTAATGGCAGGAGCGGGTGATATTGATGCTTTGGTACAACCGGTAAAAGTAATATTGGGGCAATAG
- a CDS encoding FtsW/RodA/SpoVE family cell cycle protein has protein sequence MSEVTDKLFSQIPSVEGVRSQLVDRARGDKYIWGIVLLLSLISILVVYSATGSLAYKMYKGNTNVYLFKQVSFTVVGLLLIYFLHRINYSLFSRIATILFLISIPLLIYTLFFGARINEGSRWIKLPIIQLTVQTSDLAKLALFMYISRLLSKKQEMIKDFKKGFLPVVAPVLIICALIMPANLSNALLTGATSLLLMFIGRVSLKHILLTIGIAMIPVLFIVSVAVMTHQSKAKADGPVVAEKAKSIGRFGTWVKRVQDFIYAEQAEVPYQVQQAKIAIANGGVLMGLGPGNSQQRNFLPQAYNDFIYSIIIEEYGLLGGAFMIFIYLVFLFRCIRIFRRCPYAFGAFLALGLSFTLVIQAVANMAVNVNLVPVTGVTLPLVSMGGSSFLFTCCSIGIILSVARNVEQIEGKPEPAPLQTTTITA, from the coding sequence ATGTCAGAAGTAACCGATAAACTATTTTCTCAGATACCTAGTGTAGAAGGTGTAAGGAGCCAACTTGTGGATAGAGCAAGGGGTGATAAATACATCTGGGGGATTGTTTTGCTATTATCACTTATATCCATCCTCGTAGTATATAGTGCTACAGGTTCATTGGCCTATAAGATGTATAAGGGCAATACCAATGTTTATCTTTTTAAACAGGTTTCATTTACGGTTGTAGGCTTATTACTGATCTACTTTCTCCATCGGATCAACTATTCATTATTCTCACGGATAGCTACCATACTTTTTTTGATCTCAATACCATTACTGATCTATACCCTCTTCTTTGGCGCAAGGATCAATGAAGGAAGCAGATGGATCAAGTTGCCGATCATACAACTGACAGTGCAAACCAGTGATCTGGCAAAGCTGGCATTGTTCATGTATATCTCCAGACTCCTGAGTAAGAAGCAGGAGATGATCAAAGATTTTAAAAAAGGATTTCTTCCGGTAGTGGCACCTGTATTGATCATTTGCGCATTGATCATGCCTGCGAATCTTTCCAATGCCTTACTTACCGGCGCTACTTCTTTGTTATTGATGTTTATCGGGCGTGTAAGTCTGAAACATATTCTGCTTACGATCGGTATAGCAATGATACCTGTTTTATTCATCGTATCTGTTGCTGTAATGACACATCAGAGTAAAGCAAAAGCCGATGGACCTGTTGTAGCAGAAAAAGCAAAATCGATTGGACGATTCGGTACCTGGGTAAAACGAGTGCAGGATTTTATTTATGCAGAACAGGCTGAAGTGCCTTATCAAGTGCAACAGGCTAAGATCGCTATTGCCAATGGTGGGGTTTTAATGGGGTTAGGTCCGGGTAATAGTCAGCAACGAAATTTTCTGCCACAAGCATACAATGATTTTATTTATTCCATCATCATTGAGGAGTATGGATTATTGGGCGGAGCATTCATGATATTTATATATCTGGTATTTCTATTCAGATGTATCCGAATATTCAGAAGATGCCCATATGCATTTGGCGCTTTCCTGGCGTTGGGGTTGAGTTTCACATTGGTGATACAGGCTGTTGCTAATATGGCCGTGAATGTGAATCTCGTACCTGTAACAGGAGTAACATTACCATTGGTGAGTATGGGGGGAAGTTCATTTTTATTTACCTGTTGTTCAATAGGCATCATACTAAGTGTAGCAAGAAATGTGGAGCAGATCGAGGGTAAACCTGAGCCCGCTCCATTACAAACAACAACGATTACTGCATAA